Genomic window (Ananas comosus cultivar F153 linkage group 16, ASM154086v1, whole genome shotgun sequence):
ccaaccagtCAACCCTAGGAGGAACCACTATTAGCCTAACAAAAATcattattatcctaaccgcacatttcttaatttAACGGTCAAAAATCTATGACTACAAAAgagtctatacttataagagtgtAGTAGTCCTGGCCCTATGAATAGTATTTGGGCTCTTTGTTATCAAATCTTAAACTTTTCGACGAAAAATTACAGGGTTAAGATAATAGTGATCCCCCAAGGTTTGGAATTAAATAGGTGGTTGGtcgaatagtataatttaaaaaataaaattgattaaaGTATAGATCTAACAGCTAAGCGctcaaatattattaatagtattccagctcaacttagtgatgtatgtatattaataattaaaataaatgaaatattaagGGATTACCAAAatttgtcttttaatttttattgtttgggCCTACAAAAGATTTCGAATCAAAAAGCGCGCGCGTCTCGCGCCATGCGAATTACTTATTCCACCCGGGATAGGCTCAAAATCCTCGTTATTCCCCGAACTTATTCCGCTTCGTCGCAACCTCGAATAACATGGCAACACCTCAAAGAAACCCTAGCCTCCGCCATTTCcgacctctccctctcccttcccCTCCTCCGATCCCTCCACGCGCGCGCCTTCGCCCTCGGCCTCCGCAGCAACGtcttcgtctcctccctcctcgTCTCCCGCTACTTCGCCCTCGGCGACGCGCGCGGCGCCCGTTCGGTGTTCGACGCGCTCCGAGATCGACCCGCGAAGCCCCTCCTTTGGAACTCCATGATCAAAGGGTTCTTGAGGCACGATTCGCCTCGTTTGGGGTTGGAATTGTTCCGCGAGTTGATGGGTCGGTCGGATTGTGGGCCGGATAGGTACACCTTCCACCTCGCGATCGCGGCGTGCGCCCGAATGTCGGATTTTGAATTTGGTTTTTGGATTGGAGGCGTTGTTAGGTCTAGAGGGCTCGGATCCGATCTCCTCGTCGCGACGGCGCTGATCGGTTTGTACTCTAAAGCAGGCGAATTCGGACTCGCTCGTAAGGTATTCGATGAAATGCCGTCTAGAGATGTTGTGGCGTGGAATGCGATGATTTCAGGGTATTCGCAAGGTGGGTTTTTGTTTGAGGCTGTAGATTTGTTTCGGAAGATGAGGTTTGTTCATAGGGTTTTGCCGAGCGACGCAACCCTGGTGAGCGTGATCTCCGCGTACGGTGATTTAGGTGATCGGAAGAGTGCGGAACTTTTCCATGCTCACGTGATTAAAATCGGTTTTGAAATCAACCTCTCTGTTTCGAATTCACTTACAGAAATGTACAATAAATGTGGCAACTTGGACGCAGCTGCTGCATTGTTTGATTGGATGTTGACGAAGGATGAAATCTCGTGGAGTTCTATGATCGGTGGATATGTTCAACATGGTCGGCCCGATGATGCTCTTAAGCTCTTCCGTCGGATGGCGTTCGATGAAGGAGTTAAGCCCACCAGGCCCATGTTGCTGAATGTGCTTCTTGCTTGTGCCGAGTTGGGCGATTGGAGAGAAGGTAAATGGATCGAAGAGAATTACATATTGCATGATAGCATTGGATTCGGAACCGATTCATCTCTTCTGACTACACTTGTATACATGTACGCCAAGTGCGGAAAGTTCAATACCTCTCTCAATCTTTTGAAGGGAACTGCTCAAGTGAGAGAGGATGTGATTGCGTGGAATGCAGTGATTAAAGCCTGTATAGAGCTCGGAAACGTGGATATGGTATTTGAGCTCGCTCTCCAAATGCAAAGGAGAGGTATCGCTCCAGATTCAGCAACCTTTTTATTGGTGCTCTCATTAGTCTCGTTGATTCCATCCTTGAAGAAGGGGATGGAGACGCATGCTCACGTAATAAAAAGAGGTTTCAGATCGGAGAACCCGATTGCTAATTCCCTTATCAGCATGTACTCCCGGTCGGGAAGCGTAGGGCATTCACTCGAGGTCTTTAACGGAGTTAAAGAAAAAGATGTGGTCTCTTGGAGTTCAATAATACAAGCATATGCGTTGAATGGGAAGGTTGACGAGGCTCTCGATCTTTTCGACGTTATGAGGAGAACGGAAGTACGACCAAACCACTACACTTTTCTCGCTGTATTATCCGCATGCAGCCATGGGGGTCTTGTGGAGAAGGGATGGCGTGTGTTCAAACTCATGAAAGAAGATTACGGGTTGGAGCCAGAGATCGAGCATTTTACCTCAATGGTGGATATGTTCTGTCGTGCTGCACGGTTGGCTGATGCGTATAATTTGCTAAAGAATGGAATATCTCAGCATGGAAGTAATTCCGCATTATGGGGGACTTTGCTTAGTGCTTGTAGATTGCATGGTGATTTAGTTATCGCAGAAGCAGCAGCGAAGCAGCTCTTAATGTTGGAACCACAAAATGCAGCCAATTATAAGATGCTTGCTGATGCTTATATTTCAGCAGGCAGGAGGGAGGAAGCTATTGGtgttttagggcttttgagggAAAGCCAATTGGAAAAGAGAACAGGTTACAGTTGGTTTGAAGGAGGTTAGGGTTTTCCTAAAAATGCGCTCTGTCTATTGCTTCGAATCTTGTATAATTAACAACCAACTCAGCTGACGAAAAAGAGATCAGTTTTGCACGACTTAAAGAAGAGAAGGTCGCCACTTTGTGGTCGGTTCCATTGATCTACAATTTCAACTTATGTGATAGCTGAGAGCTTCTACAACGCTTTATTAGTTTAACGAAACAGCATTGGATGTGGCGGACGCGATAAGAAAAACATAAGGGAGCGAAGATTAGGAAAACTCAGAAAGATTTACGAACCTCTGCAGATGCACCAGAAAATTTCAAGCACTGTATTTACAGAAGATAAACTTCAAAaggcaggttttttttttttcactttgattGCAAAATGCTTGCCTCAAAATTGGTGTGAGTCTGTGTTTTGATATATCCCAACTATGAAGAATCCTCAGCTGTCTCCAATTTTTTAACACGTATTGTCAATTTGTCATCTGATCTGTACAAAATTATTGAAAgtgcaaataataatatattgcaAGCTGTGGAGTGATACTTCTATGTTAACAGTAAATGTTGCCGCGATATTATTCAGAGCTTGTTTTAAGTTGTTGtttgctgctttttttttttttagagtaaattatatgtttggtcctcaaactatgacgGAGGTGACACTTTTGCCtttcaactttaattttattataatt
Coding sequences:
- the LOC109722019 gene encoding pentatricopeptide repeat-containing protein At5g27110-like translates to MRITYSTRDRLKILVIPRTYSASSQPRITWQHLKETLASAISDLSLSLPLLRSLHARAFALGLRSNVFVSSLLVSRYFALGDARGARSVFDALRDRPAKPLLWNSMIKGFLRHDSPRLGLELFRELMGRSDCGPDRYTFHLAIAACARMSDFEFGFWIGGVVRSRGLGSDLLVATALIGLYSKAGEFGLARKVFDEMPSRDVVAWNAMISGYSQGGFLFEAVDLFRKMRFVHRVLPSDATLVSVISAYGDLGDRKSAELFHAHVIKIGFEINLSVSNSLTEMYNKCGNLDAAAALFDWMLTKDEISWSSMIGGYVQHGRPDDALKLFRRMAFDEGVKPTRPMLLNVLLACAELGDWREGKWIEENYILHDSIGFGTDSSLLTTLVYMYAKCGKFNTSLNLLKGTAQVREDVIAWNAVIKACIELGNVDMVFELALQMQRRGIAPDSATFLLVLSLVSLIPSLKKGMETHAHVIKRGFRSENPIANSLISMYSRSGSVGHSLEVFNGVKEKDVVSWSSIIQAYALNGKVDEALDLFDVMRRTEVRPNHYTFLAVLSACSHGGLVEKGWRVFKLMKEDYGLEPEIEHFTSMVDMFCRAARLADAYNLLKNGISQHGSNSALWGTLLSACRLHGDLVIAEAAAKQLLMLEPQNAANYKMLADAYISAGRREEAIGVLGLLRESQLEKRTGYSWFEGG